A single region of the Rhizobium sp. ARZ01 genome encodes:
- a CDS encoding DUF2478 domain-containing protein, with protein sequence MDNELPLLAAIRAEKDHSVDDLLKAAADALIADGGRVAGFLQRESTGEGECCGRIELQEIATGASFVISQALGSGARGCRLDPQALAAVAGPLHSSLDGEPDLLILNRFGKGEAEGQGFRAAIEEACARGIPVLTAVREGYVESWLAFAGELGILLLPTQASVVDWVRRASSTARRSRDAA encoded by the coding sequence ATGGACAATGAACTTCCTCTCCTGGCTGCGATCAGGGCTGAAAAGGACCATTCAGTTGATGACCTCCTTAAAGCCGCTGCAGACGCGCTGATCGCCGACGGAGGCAGGGTCGCCGGCTTCCTGCAACGGGAGAGTACCGGCGAAGGGGAGTGTTGCGGCCGGATCGAGCTGCAGGAGATCGCCACCGGCGCCAGCTTCGTCATTTCTCAGGCGCTCGGATCAGGAGCACGTGGCTGTCGCCTTGACCCACAGGCCCTTGCCGCTGTTGCCGGTCCGTTGCATTCGAGTCTCGATGGCGAACCCGATCTGTTGATCCTCAACCGCTTCGGCAAGGGCGAAGCTGAGGGACAAGGGTTTCGCGCCGCGATCGAGGAGGCCTGTGCACGCGGCATTCCGGTGCTGACAGCCGTGCGCGAAGGCTATGTCGAGAGTTGGCTGGCCTTCGCCGGCGAGCTCGGCATACTCTTGCTCCCCACACAGGCCAGCGTCGTCGATTGGGTTCGGCGAGCGAGTTCCACTGCGAGACGGTCGCGTGATGCGGCGTGA
- the can gene encoding carbonate dehydratase, with amino-acid sequence MLSDLFDHNRRWAAAKQTEDPDYFDKLSALQRPDYLWIGCSDSRVPANVITGLQPGEVFVHRNVANLVHRADLNLLSVLEFAVETLEVTHIIVCGHYGCGGVRAAMDGHRHGLIDHWLQPIRDVAQVHCAELSALAEPEDRLNRLCEMAVASQVESLSRTPILQSAWKRGRNLTVHGWIYGLKDGLLRDLNCDCDRSSTQFRCDGTEERCFDRSDGGFHARNTPAIVGAIRER; translated from the coding sequence ATGCTTTCTGATCTCTTTGATCACAATAGACGCTGGGCTGCGGCCAAGCAGACCGAGGATCCGGATTACTTCGACAAACTGTCGGCGCTCCAGCGTCCGGATTATCTTTGGATCGGCTGTTCCGACAGCCGCGTGCCTGCCAATGTCATCACCGGCCTCCAGCCGGGTGAGGTCTTCGTTCATCGCAACGTGGCGAACCTCGTCCACCGTGCCGACCTCAACCTGTTGTCGGTGCTCGAATTCGCCGTCGAGACGCTGGAGGTTACGCACATCATCGTCTGCGGTCACTATGGCTGCGGCGGGGTGCGCGCCGCCATGGACGGGCACCGCCACGGGCTCATCGATCATTGGCTGCAACCGATACGGGACGTCGCGCAAGTCCATTGTGCCGAACTTTCGGCCCTTGCAGAGCCGGAGGATCGATTGAACCGCCTTTGCGAAATGGCTGTGGCCTCGCAGGTCGAAAGCCTGTCGCGCACGCCGATCTTGCAGTCGGCCTGGAAGCGCGGCCGAAATCTCACGGTTCACGGTTGGATCTATGGGCTGAAAGATGGACTGCTGCGTGACCTCAATTGCGATTGCGACCGCAGTTCGACGCAGTTTCGCTGTGACGGGACGGAGGAGCGTTGCTTCGATCGGAGTGACGGAGGGTTCCATGCCCGCAACACCCCCGCTATCGTGGGTGCCATTCGGGAGCGCTGA
- a CDS encoding peptidylprolyl isomerase, producing MRDGGSVPSPKDAPTGSYSTYQEPDTRVPPRARPLFGAVSVNGVEIAESDILAEAQNHPAENPGAALAAAARALAIRELLLQRAMEIGLAPKPEEDAEGRAETGEDAKIRMLIEQEVEVPSATAEECLRFYESNRARFRSEPIFEASHILIAADPADAKARDTACLDAQRLTGVLIEHPSEFTTMARTHSACPSAAQGGNLGQLTRGSTVAEFERALQRLEEGEITTNPVESRFGFHIIRLERRIDGEDLPFDFVRERIGGWLEASTWSKAVSQFIAILAAEAAITGIDLLGADGGLVQ from the coding sequence ATGCGCGATGGCGGCTCCGTGCCGTCGCCCAAGGATGCTCCCACGGGCAGCTATTCCACCTACCAGGAGCCGGACACCCGCGTGCCGCCCAGGGCCCGGCCGCTGTTTGGCGCGGTGTCGGTCAATGGCGTGGAGATTGCCGAGAGCGACATCCTCGCCGAGGCGCAGAACCACCCGGCCGAAAATCCGGGTGCTGCACTCGCCGCTGCGGCAAGGGCGCTGGCAATCCGTGAACTGCTGTTGCAGCGGGCGATGGAGATCGGCCTTGCCCCTAAGCCGGAAGAGGATGCCGAGGGACGCGCCGAGACGGGTGAGGACGCCAAGATCCGGATGCTCATCGAGCAGGAAGTCGAAGTGCCGTCCGCGACAGCAGAGGAGTGCTTGCGCTTCTATGAGAGTAACCGGGCGAGGTTTCGCAGCGAGCCGATCTTCGAGGCGAGCCACATCCTGATTGCCGCCGATCCGGCGGACGCGAAGGCGCGCGACACGGCATGCCTGGATGCGCAGCGATTGACCGGTGTTCTCATTGAGCACCCAAGCGAGTTCACGACGATGGCGCGAACCCATTCCGCCTGTCCGTCGGCTGCCCAGGGCGGCAATCTTGGGCAACTGACGCGCGGCAGCACCGTTGCGGAATTCGAACGCGCATTGCAGCGGCTTGAGGAGGGCGAGATCACCACCAACCCGGTGGAAAGCCGTTTCGGGTTTCACATCATCCGGCTGGAGCGCCGGATCGACGGCGAAGATCTGCCGTTCGACTTCGTGCGGGAGCGGATTGGCGGATGGCTGGAAGCGTCGACCTGGTCGAAGGCTGTTTCGCAATTCATCGCGATCCTCGCTGCCGAGGCCGCGATCACCGGGATTGACCTCCTCGGCGCCGATGGCGGCCTGGTGCAGTAG
- the narI gene encoding respiratory nitrate reductase subunit gamma, producing MSAYLNFALFGIYPYIALVVLALGSIIRYDREPYSWRSGSSQLLRRRQLMWGSVLFHLGVLFIFFGHLVGLLTPIAIFDALGISHSAKQMLAVVAGGVAGSFAIVGATLLVHRRLFDERVRASSTTSDTLIIILLWIQLFLGLSTIPTSLAHLDGHEMVKFMNWAQGIFTFDPAAASYVADAALVFKLHLFLGLTIFLLFPFTRLVHMLSAPVRYLRRPGYQVVRQRNHSSPTSHVAAE from the coding sequence ATGTCTGCTTATCTCAATTTCGCACTGTTCGGTATCTATCCATACATTGCACTGGTCGTTCTGGCCCTCGGCTCCATCATCCGCTACGACCGCGAGCCCTACAGCTGGCGCTCCGGGTCGAGCCAGCTTCTGCGGCGCCGGCAATTGATGTGGGGTTCGGTTCTGTTCCATCTGGGCGTGCTGTTCATCTTCTTCGGCCATCTGGTCGGCCTATTGACGCCGATCGCCATTTTCGATGCGCTGGGCATCAGTCACAGCGCCAAGCAGATGCTGGCAGTCGTCGCCGGCGGCGTGGCGGGCTCCTTCGCGATCGTCGGCGCGACGCTTCTCGTCCATCGGCGCCTGTTCGATGAGCGGGTGCGGGCGTCATCGACTACCTCGGACACGCTGATCATTATCCTGCTGTGGATTCAGCTGTTCCTCGGGCTTTCGACTATTCCGACGTCGCTTGCCCATCTGGACGGTCATGAAATGGTGAAGTTCATGAACTGGGCGCAGGGGATCTTTACCTTCGACCCGGCAGCAGCCTCCTATGTCGCCGATGCCGCGCTGGTGTTCAAACTGCACCTCTTCCTCGGATTGACGATCTTCCTTCTCTTCCCCTTCACACGGCTCGTCCACATGCTGAGCGCGCCGGTGCGCTATCTCCGGCGGCCGGGCTATCAGGTGGTGCGCCAGCGCAACCATAGCTCGCCCACCAGTCATGTTGCGGCGGAGTAG
- the narJ gene encoding nitrate reductase molybdenum cofactor assembly chaperone has product MNRVLKIVSLLLSYPDEELLSACGELKTALQAEKAIGPEGKQLLARLLDDLAGHELYDAQERYVHLFDRTRSLSLHLFEHVHGESRDRGQAMVDLMAMYEDNGFLIDAKELPDYLPLFLEYLSTRPQAEIDELLAQTGHITAALGERLKKCRSIYANAFAALGLLSRNKPDSKLLDELLKGTEDDPDDLAALDRIWEEEAVTFGGNAGENSCGPDRLRTQIRAASRRPDGPAITPSV; this is encoded by the coding sequence ATGAACCGGGTTTTGAAGATCGTATCGCTGCTTCTGAGCTATCCGGACGAGGAACTGTTATCCGCCTGCGGGGAGTTGAAAACGGCGCTGCAGGCGGAAAAGGCGATCGGACCGGAGGGAAAGCAACTGCTCGCTCGGCTCCTCGACGACCTTGCCGGTCACGAGCTCTACGATGCGCAGGAGCGCTACGTGCACCTGTTTGATCGCACGCGCTCGCTGTCGCTGCATCTTTTTGAGCATGTGCATGGCGAAAGCCGCGACCGCGGCCAGGCCATGGTCGACCTCATGGCGATGTACGAGGACAACGGCTTCCTCATCGACGCGAAAGAGTTGCCGGACTATCTGCCGCTCTTTCTCGAATACCTGTCGACCCGGCCGCAGGCGGAGATCGACGAACTCCTGGCGCAGACCGGACATATCACGGCAGCGTTGGGCGAGCGGCTGAAGAAGTGCCGCTCGATTTATGCGAACGCGTTTGCCGCACTCGGCCTTCTGAGCCGCAACAAACCCGACAGCAAGCTTCTCGATGAGTTGCTCAAGGGAACGGAGGACGATCCGGACGACCTCGCAGCGCTCGATCGCATCTGGGAGGAAGAGGCGGTCACCTTCGGCGGCAATGCCGGTGAAAACAGCTGCGGCCCCGACCGACTGCGCACGCAGATCCGGGCGGCGTCCCGCAGGCCGGACGGTCCGGCGATCACCCCATCAGTCTAG
- the narH gene encoding nitrate reductase subunit beta, which yields MKIRAQIGMVLNLDKCIGCHTCSVTCKNVWTNREGVEYAWFNNVETKPGVGFPKEWENQKKWNGGWVRKKNGKIEPKMGAKWRILAKIFANPDLPEIDDYYEPFDFDYGHLQSAGESRATPTARPRSMLTGERMEKIEWGPNWEEILGGEFNKRSKDYNFDGVEKEIYGQFENTFMMYLPRLCEHCLNPTCVAACPSGAIYKREDDGIVLIDQEKCRGWRMCVSGCPYKKIYYNWNSGKSEKCIFCYPRIEAGHPTVCSETCVGRIRYLGVILYDADRISHAASTASDQDLYEEQLKIFLDPNDPVVIAQARKDGVPEAWLEAAKRSPVYKMAMDWKIAFPLHPEYRTLPMVWYIPPLSPLQSAAQSGKLGMDGPLPDVRSMRIPVRYLANLLTAGKEAPIVSALERMLAMRAYMRTKTIDGVIDSGIAAKVGMSGEMIEEMYHIMAIANYEDRFVIPTTHREVTEDAYDVRGSCGFSFGNGCSGGSSDGDLFGAKRRKVVQTPTDIFKENV from the coding sequence ATGAAAATCCGCGCACAGATTGGTATGGTCCTGAACCTCGACAAGTGCATCGGCTGCCACACTTGTTCGGTCACCTGCAAGAACGTCTGGACCAACCGGGAAGGGGTCGAATACGCCTGGTTCAACAACGTCGAGACGAAGCCGGGCGTCGGTTTCCCGAAGGAATGGGAAAACCAGAAGAAGTGGAACGGCGGCTGGGTCCGCAAGAAAAACGGCAAGATCGAGCCGAAGATGGGTGCGAAGTGGCGCATCCTGGCAAAGATCTTCGCCAATCCGGACCTGCCGGAGATCGACGACTACTACGAGCCGTTCGACTTTGACTACGGTCATCTGCAGAGCGCCGGCGAGAGCCGGGCAACGCCGACAGCGCGCCCGCGTTCGATGTTGACCGGAGAGCGGATGGAAAAGATCGAATGGGGCCCCAACTGGGAGGAAATCCTCGGCGGCGAATTCAACAAGCGCTCCAAGGACTACAATTTCGACGGCGTCGAGAAGGAGATCTACGGCCAGTTCGAGAACACCTTCATGATGTACCTGCCGAGGCTGTGCGAGCACTGCCTCAACCCGACCTGCGTGGCGGCCTGTCCGTCCGGAGCGATCTACAAGCGCGAGGACGACGGCATCGTCCTGATCGACCAGGAGAAATGCCGCGGCTGGCGCATGTGCGTCTCGGGTTGTCCCTATAAGAAGATCTACTACAACTGGAATTCGGGCAAATCCGAGAAGTGCATCTTCTGCTACCCTCGCATCGAGGCGGGCCATCCGACCGTCTGCTCGGAAACCTGTGTCGGACGCATCCGCTATCTCGGCGTCATCCTCTACGACGCCGACCGGATTTCGCACGCAGCATCAACGGCGAGCGACCAGGACCTCTACGAGGAGCAGCTGAAGATCTTCCTCGATCCGAATGACCCGGTTGTCATCGCCCAGGCCCGCAAGGACGGCGTGCCGGAAGCCTGGCTGGAGGCAGCCAAGCGCTCGCCGGTCTACAAAATGGCCATGGACTGGAAGATCGCCTTCCCGCTCCATCCGGAGTACCGCACCTTGCCGATGGTCTGGTACATTCCGCCGCTCTCGCCGCTCCAGTCTGCCGCCCAGTCGGGCAAGCTCGGCATGGACGGCCCGCTGCCGGACGTCCGGTCCATGCGTATCCCGGTTCGCTACCTCGCTAACCTGCTGACCGCCGGCAAGGAAGCGCCGATCGTTTCGGCGCTCGAACGCATGCTCGCCATGCGCGCCTATATGCGCACCAAAACCATAGACGGCGTGATCGACTCGGGCATCGCCGCCAAGGTCGGCATGAGCGGCGAGATGATCGAAGAGATGTACCACATCATGGCCATCGCCAACTACGAAGACCGTTTCGTCATCCCGACGACGCATCGCGAGGTCACCGAGGACGCTTACGACGTTCGCGGCTCCTGCGGTTTCTCCTTCGGCAACGGCTGCTCCGGCGGCAGCTCCGACGGCGATCTCTTCGGTGCCAAGCGTCGCAAGGTCGTGCAGACCCCGACCGACATCTTCAAGGAGAATGTGTGA
- a CDS encoding nitrate reductase subunit alpha — translation MSHLLDRLNFLTRKNVGTFSEGHGVTTGENRDWEDAYRKRWQHDKIVRSTHGANCTGSCSWKIYVKGGIVTWETQQTDYPRTRPDLPNHEPRGCSRGASYSWYMYSANRVKYPLIRSRLLKLWRKERAIKTPIGAWAAIQENPEKRADYMKLRGHGGFVRATWDEVNEIIAAANAYTVKTYGPDRVIGFSPIPAMSMVSYAAGSRYLSLLGGVCMSFYDWYCDLPPASPMTWGEQTDVPESADWYNSGFLILWGSNVPQTRTPDAHFYTEARYKGAKSVVVSPDYSEAAKFSDLWLHPKQGTDAALAMAMGHVILREFHLDRQCEYFEDYCRRYTDMPMLVKLVGKDGHYIPDRFVRASDFTGGLAQANNPEWKTVAVDSKSKQFVSPGGSIGYRWGEQGKWNLEEKDGKGNDVELAMSFILDGEHDAIADVAFPYFGNREHDFFEGTDHDSVLVRKVPARKVKLADGEILVATVFDLFVANYGLDRGLDDPNSAKSYQDNLPYTPAWAEKITGVPRDQIIAVAREFASNAEKTNGRSMVILGAGLNHWYHMDMNYRGIINMLVMCGCIGQSGGGWSHYVGQEKLRPQTGWTALAFALDWNRPPRHMNSTSFFYAHTDQWRYETLKVDEILSPTAPEGPWDGTLIDYNIRAERMGWLPSAPQLKTNPLQVSKDASAAGKDAKDYVAEQLKAGTLSMSCEDPDHQANWPRNLFVWRSNLLGSSGKGHEYFLKHLLGTQHGVLGKDLGEEGRQAAKEAVWHDEAPEGKLDLLVTLDFRMSTTCVYSDIVLPTATWYEKNDLNTSDMHPFIHPLSSAADPAWEARSDWEIFKGIAKKFSDIAPEILGVEKDVVLVPTLHDTAGELAQPLDVKDWKKGEIEPIPGKTMPTVAVVERDYPNLYKKFTSVGTLLEKLGNGGKGIAWNTDHEVDLLARLNGVVQEEGVTKGRPRIESDIDATEVILSLAPETNGEVAVKAWEALSKFTGRDHTHLAIPKEDEKIRFRDVVAQPRKIISSPTWSGLESEKVCYNAGYTNVHELIPWRTLTGRQQLYQDHLWMRAFGEGFCVYRPPIDTKTVNPTIRAKADGKPHLVLNFITPHQKWGIHSTYSDNLMMLTLNRGGPVVWISEPDAKRAGIADNDWVEVYNANGAIVARAVVSQRMKDGTIFMYHAQEKIVNTPGSPLTGQRGGIHNSVTRAITKPTHMIGGYAHQSYGFNYYGTVGSNRDEFVVVRRLETVDWMEGPHPDATAYKKEAAV, via the coding sequence ATGAGCCATCTACTGGACCGCCTGAACTTCCTGACGCGGAAGAATGTCGGAACTTTTTCCGAGGGTCACGGCGTGACCACCGGCGAGAATCGCGACTGGGAGGACGCCTATCGCAAACGCTGGCAGCACGACAAGATCGTCCGATCAACTCACGGAGCAAACTGCACCGGCTCCTGTTCGTGGAAGATCTATGTCAAGGGCGGGATCGTCACCTGGGAAACGCAGCAGACCGACTATCCGCGTACCCGACCGGATCTTCCCAACCACGAGCCGCGCGGCTGTTCGCGCGGTGCCAGCTACAGCTGGTACATGTATTCCGCCAACCGGGTGAAATATCCGTTGATCCGCTCCCGCCTCCTGAAGCTGTGGCGCAAGGAACGCGCGATCAAGACGCCGATCGGCGCCTGGGCGGCGATCCAGGAAAACCCGGAAAAGCGCGCCGACTACATGAAGCTGCGCGGGCATGGCGGCTTTGTGCGGGCGACCTGGGATGAAGTGAACGAGATCATTGCCGCGGCGAACGCCTATACGGTGAAGACCTACGGGCCTGACCGGGTCATCGGCTTTTCGCCCATTCCGGCGATGTCGATGGTCTCCTATGCCGCGGGCTCGCGCTACCTGTCGCTGCTCGGCGGCGTCTGCATGTCCTTCTACGACTGGTACTGCGACCTGCCGCCGGCCTCGCCCATGACCTGGGGCGAGCAGACCGATGTGCCGGAGTCGGCCGACTGGTACAATTCCGGCTTCCTGATCCTCTGGGGCTCCAACGTGCCGCAGACCCGCACGCCAGACGCCCACTTCTATACCGAGGCGCGCTACAAGGGCGCAAAATCCGTCGTCGTCTCGCCGGACTATTCGGAGGCTGCGAAATTCTCTGACCTCTGGCTGCACCCCAAGCAGGGCACCGACGCCGCGCTCGCCATGGCGATGGGCCACGTCATCCTGCGGGAGTTCCATCTCGACCGGCAATGCGAGTATTTCGAGGACTACTGTCGGCGCTATACGGACATGCCGATGCTGGTCAAACTGGTCGGCAAGGACGGCCATTACATCCCCGACCGTTTCGTTCGCGCCTCGGACTTCACCGGTGGTCTCGCTCAGGCCAACAATCCGGAATGGAAGACGGTCGCTGTCGACAGCAAGTCCAAGCAGTTCGTCTCGCCGGGCGGCTCGATCGGCTATCGCTGGGGCGAACAGGGCAAATGGAACCTCGAGGAGAAGGACGGCAAGGGCAACGACGTCGAACTTGCCATGAGCTTCATACTCGACGGCGAACACGATGCGATCGCCGATGTCGCCTTCCCCTATTTCGGCAATCGTGAGCACGACTTCTTCGAGGGCACCGACCACGACAGCGTGCTCGTGCGCAAGGTGCCGGCCCGCAAGGTCAAGCTTGCCGACGGCGAGATCCTCGTCGCAACGGTGTTCGATCTGTTCGTCGCCAACTACGGCCTCGACAGGGGGCTCGACGATCCGAACTCGGCCAAATCCTATCAGGACAATCTGCCTTACACGCCGGCCTGGGCCGAAAAGATCACCGGCGTGCCGCGCGACCAGATCATCGCGGTTGCCCGTGAATTCGCCAGCAATGCCGAAAAGACCAACGGTCGTTCCATGGTCATCCTCGGTGCCGGTCTGAACCACTGGTACCACATGGACATGAACTATCGCGGCATCATCAACATGCTTGTGATGTGCGGCTGCATTGGCCAGTCCGGCGGGGGCTGGAGCCACTATGTCGGGCAGGAGAAGCTGCGACCGCAGACCGGCTGGACTGCGCTTGCCTTCGCACTCGATTGGAACCGGCCGCCGCGCCACATGAACTCGACCTCGTTCTTCTATGCGCACACCGACCAGTGGCGCTACGAGACGCTGAAGGTCGACGAGATCCTGTCGCCCACGGCACCGGAAGGACCGTGGGACGGGACGCTGATCGACTACAATATCCGTGCCGAGCGTATGGGCTGGCTGCCGTCGGCCCCTCAGCTCAAGACCAATCCGCTGCAGGTATCGAAGGATGCGAGTGCGGCAGGAAAGGACGCCAAGGACTACGTGGCCGAGCAATTGAAGGCCGGGACGCTGTCGATGTCCTGCGAGGACCCCGACCATCAGGCCAACTGGCCGCGCAACCTGTTCGTCTGGCGTTCCAACCTGCTCGGCTCGTCGGGCAAGGGGCATGAGTATTTCCTCAAGCACCTGCTTGGCACGCAGCACGGCGTGCTCGGCAAGGACCTCGGCGAGGAGGGGCGGCAGGCGGCCAAGGAGGCCGTGTGGCACGACGAGGCGCCGGAAGGAAAGCTCGATCTCCTGGTGACACTCGACTTCCGGATGTCGACCACCTGCGTCTATTCGGACATCGTGCTGCCGACTGCCACCTGGTACGAGAAGAACGACCTCAACACCTCGGACATGCATCCCTTCATCCACCCGCTGTCGAGTGCTGCGGACCCGGCCTGGGAGGCGCGCAGCGACTGGGAGATCTTCAAGGGCATCGCTAAGAAATTCTCCGACATAGCGCCGGAAATCCTCGGCGTGGAGAAGGACGTCGTGCTCGTCCCGACGCTTCACGATACCGCCGGCGAGCTGGCCCAGCCGCTTGATGTCAAGGATTGGAAGAAGGGCGAGATCGAACCAATCCCCGGCAAGACCATGCCGACGGTCGCAGTTGTCGAGCGGGACTATCCGAACCTCTATAAGAAGTTCACCTCGGTCGGCACGTTGCTCGAAAAGCTTGGCAACGGCGGCAAGGGCATTGCCTGGAACACCGATCACGAAGTCGACCTGCTTGCCCGTCTGAACGGCGTCGTACAGGAGGAAGGCGTCACCAAGGGGCGGCCGCGGATCGAGAGCGACATCGATGCGACGGAAGTCATCCTGTCGCTCGCGCCGGAAACCAACGGCGAAGTTGCGGTCAAAGCCTGGGAGGCGCTTTCCAAGTTCACCGGCCGGGACCACACCCATCTCGCCATCCCGAAGGAAGACGAGAAGATCCGCTTCCGTGATGTCGTTGCCCAACCGCGCAAGATCATCTCTTCGCCAACCTGGTCGGGCCTGGAATCGGAGAAGGTTTGCTACAACGCCGGCTACACCAACGTGCACGAGCTGATCCCTTGGCGCACCCTGACGGGCCGCCAGCAGCTCTACCAGGACCACCTGTGGATGCGCGCCTTCGGTGAAGGCTTCTGCGTCTACCGGCCGCCGATCGACACCAAGACCGTCAATCCGACGATCCGGGCAAAGGCGGACGGCAAGCCGCATCTGGTGCTGAACTTCATCACCCCGCACCAGAAGTGGGGCATCCACTCCACCTACAGCGACAACCTGATGATGCTGACGCTCAACCGCGGTGGTCCGGTCGTCTGGATTTCCGAGCCGGATGCCAAGCGAGCGGGGATTGCCGACAACGACTGGGTCGAGGTCTACAACGCCAACGGCGCGATTGTTGCCCGCGCGGTCGTTTCCCAGCGCATGAAGGACGGAACGATATTCATGTATCACGCGCAGGAAAAGATCGTGAACACGCCTGGCTCGCCGCTCACCGGCCAGCGCGGCGGCATTCACAACTCGGTGACGCGGGCAATCACCAAGCCTACCCACATGATCGGCGGCTACGCCCATCAGTCCTATGGCTTCAACTACTATGGCACCGTCGGCTCCAACCGCGACGAATTCGTCGTCGTGCGCAGGCTCGAAACCGTGGACTGGATGGAAGGCCCGCACCCGGACGCGACGGCTTACAAGAAGGAGGCGGCAGTATGA